The following proteins are encoded in a genomic region of Cryptomeria japonica chromosome 11, Sugi_1.0, whole genome shotgun sequence:
- the LOC131066435 gene encoding dirigent protein 16-like — MAARTKELLFLMLLFVWGSYVSANRKLLTDSPKEEEEGSSSPKTITFFMHHITEGPNPTAKPGLGLGGLQGTGNAISGLPNQLGNNINFNGIGNQNGNGNGPLPLTIPSGAINNSPFFGQLPISSTTGLGLIPNSGVQGIGSLIPGLGFNAPGSGLQNSFPNTNIINGGLNPQNLVGGASGIPLTNVIVIEDTLTEGPDLHSSAVLGKGEGYYFHLPSPAEDEDPETLLLAFTTRFEGSEYKGSSIEFLGKDNIALPQREITVVGGSGVFHNAQGHALMETVSHTVDETVVKLTATLTYE; from the coding sequence ATGGCAGCGAGGACTAAAGAGCTTCTTTTTCTGATGCTTCTCTTTGTGTGGGGTAGCTATGTGAGTGCAAATAGAAAATTATTGACAGATAGCccaaaagaagaagaggaagggTCTTCAAGTCCAAAGACCATTACCTTCTTCATGCATCATATAACGGAAGGACCCAACCCCACTGCCAAGCCTGGACTTGGACTTGGAGGACTTCAAGGCACTGGCAATGCAATCTCTGGCCTGCCAAACCAGCTTGGAAATAACATCAACTTCAATGGCATTGGGAATCAGAATGGGAATGGGAATGGTCCTCTCCCATTAACCATTCCAAGTGGAGccatcaacaattctccattctTTGGCCAACTGCCCATCTCTTCCACCACTGGCCTCGGCCTCATCCCTAACAGTGGAGTCCAGGGCATAGGTTCACTCATTCCTGGCCTTGGCTTTAATGCACCTGGTTCGGGCCTTCAGAACTCTTTTCCCAACACAAATATAATTAATGGTGGTCTAAATCCCCAGAATCTTGTTGGAGGGGCCTCGGGTATCCCGCTAACTAATGTGATTGTGATTGAGGACACCCTAACAGAAGGGCCTGATCTCCACTCCTCTGCTGTGCTTGGAAAGGGAGAGGGATATTATTTTCACTTGCCCAGCCCTGCTGAAGACGAAGATCCTGAGACACTGTTGCTCGCCTTCACTACCAGATTTGAAGGTTCTGAATACAAAGGTAGCAGCATTGAATTCTTAGGCAAAGACAACATTGCATTACCACAAAGGGAGATCACAGTGGTGGGAGGCAGTGGTGTGTTCCACAATGCTCAAGGCCATGCTCTCATGGAGACTGTTTCTCACACAGTCGATGAGACAGTGGTCAAGCTCACCGCTACTCTTACCTACGAATGA